ATGAgcattctttctcaaaaaaaaaaaaaaatcttaatgagCATTTATATTGGCCATATTTATGTTGaccacaaaattagactctatgCCATAATATGGCAGAAGATGAATATGGATAAAACTCTACTGTGCATTTAATTCATGAACAGAAATTCTGTTTCTTGAGTAATGCCAAAGCTAGTAAGAAAATACTTAAATGAATTTCTCGACTTAATAAACCCCCAAAAATATTGTCTGAACAAAACCGAAACGGTAATTTTAGGTATGTAAGTCTTTGTCGGCACCAGTTTATTTGGTTTTTagctaattatttttttgttaaaagtaaattatatactaaaaaaaaaagaaattttaaaaatctgtaCATTCATTAGACGAGAAAACTTATAAAGCTTGTGTCAAACCGACACCAAAACAGTGTGCTAGCTATAAATTCATTTTCAGAAGCTGTCACTGAAAAGGAAGCCGTGGCCGAAATTGCATGCAACAATCACACCGTGACGAAATGTTTGGCAACAAATTAAAGCCAACCCCAGTAAACTCACCAGTCACCACCAACAATTATCATATTCTGTACCACATACAcgacaaaataaatttataaatataatagtaaaaaagaaatttcccatttttgaaaaaatcgTAAGCCTTTAACGTACGTACATGCCAATATACAGTTCCCATTAATGCCACGTCTTTTTTCGTATGTACTTTTCACGTGTGGATTATAGTCCAGCGAGTTTGGTCTAAGACGCTAATGTCATGGTCATGactttgtatttatatataatgaCACCAATCCTTGTATCTGAGAAAAAAATACACGTAAcggatgagaaaaaaatttcaactccGTTTGGTACCTCTTCACATGTGAGCCTCTTTAATTTGTCATCTCCTTCTTATTATTCTTTGAGGGCTAGCTCTCTctgtgtgaatatatatataacttactctcaaagaagaaaaaaacctcGTCTAGTTTAGAACCACCATGGATTTGCCAGAGTTGAGACTAGTTCTAACATTTGCAGTGGCCTTGGCCTTTGCTGGATCCATTGGTGGCGTTTATTCATACAATCGCCCACCTATGCGCAAGGACCTCATTGTTCGTCACTTGGAAGATCTTGATGATTCTTCTCCACAACAGGTATTCATTAATTTTATGCCTTCATAGATGTATATATGTTTGGCAATTCTTGTTTTCAGTGTATGAATCTGTTGCGGAAGATCATGAAAACTAAATTTTGTGGgtcttttttttcaatataattaattatccTCTTGTTGTGTATTTATTGCGGGGATTTCTATGTTGCATGAAATACAGCCAATGAGGAATGTTTTGTTTATATCGaagaacaaaagagagagagagagagagagagagaagtttgaTGTTGAATCCTAACCTTTAGGAAAAGCAATAGACCCGTGTtcattgtttctcaaaaaaaaaaaaaaaaaaaaaaaaaaaaaaattaggaatggCATACTAGTTTCAATAGTAGCTTATAATTTGTTGGCTTTGATGGGAATTGGGATGAGGGAGTTTGTCTACGAGTTAGGTTTAAGGCCAAAACAGGTTATTAAAtttaatcttaatttgattttcttactCAACACAAAGACCGAAAGATGAGATGTTTACATCAGGTTATATATAGACTCTCttagaaaatgttaaaagtatCTATTAAAATCTTAAAATCTTGCCACTCAGTGAGAAAGTCCAACCTAAGCCCAATATGGCCGTAAGTGGGCTTGGGCAgcagtttttgttttgttttttaattcgTTTCATTATCTTCATCCTAGTCTTAGCTTCCCAGGTTTTAAGTACACAGATTAGCTAGCCTTTGGCAATGGAAAAAACACCTAGAGCAAATGCACCCAACTCGTAAATATTCACCTAGCTCATTCGCTGAACACTTCAATCTTAAGAAAACAAGAACAAGAGAGAAATTTGGTTATACCTGGGAATATCCTTTTCTGACAAAGACTTCCTAATATTATATGTGCTCCCTAGTGTACGTTCGATATTAATAAGCCGCTAGATTTGTCCGTCACATTTTGTTGATATAAGGAAGTAGTGTCGTAGTTTTTAGTCAGATTATTCCACTTTGTATCCCATAAATTTTATCGAGTAACATTAATGCTATGGGAATGGGACCCTAGCCCTTGTCTTGTAACGTATGTAACTGAAATTTCTGTCCATGCAAAACGAGTGAAAAAGACATACATATATGGAAGAtattttctcacccatatatgataatgtaaaaaaaataaaattaaaaatcagcTCAATATCCAGTTTAAGCTGGCATAAATGGCTGTGCGAGGGCTGGGGTTGTTTCTGGTATCCACTGGCCTAGCCTTCAATGGATTCTTGGGCAATCTACAAACGTACAATCGCCCGCCGGCTCGTCCCAATTTCCTTGTGCAACAACCGGAAAATCTTAATTCTGCTTCTCCACAGCAGGTACTCAATTCATTGAATTCTTGGGCagtctatgtttttttttttttttagtctgtcgttgaaaaaatagaaaagaaatttattcatgtaattttatattgtagacCATCGTTGTCCCTGGATCTGGAGCAAGAACAACgctgtattatatatatatatatatatatatgtgtgtgtgtgtatatattttttatttatgaaatttgtAGAATGTGATGTTAGACTTTAGCTCCGTATTTTGAGGTTAAGAGTTAGGCagctatttattattattctttccAGTAGCAACTTTTCTTGCATTGTAGTCATGTAGTgtagattatttttatgattcCAATAATCAAAACTGAGAAATGGGAGTGATTTGTCAAAGTTGTGAAATCCGGGTTTGGTCTTAGAGATTATTTAAGTGAAAGGAGGAGGGACTAAGTTAAGTGAAATTAGTCCAGATATATTTACCCAAAGTAAAACCTGGTTCAGATTCCCGATGAATATTCCTTTATGAAGTTGACAACCTTGTTTTCACGGTgattttgtatatataattatctgtgtgttattttatttttgctaaaattatcTGTGTGTTATTAATTTAGTTCTtatcgaagaaaaaaaaaatatctattttgatattttgattaCTACATGGATCGGATGGACTTCAACTTCCACGACCCAAAAGAATTGGGCTTGGTCTGTGTTGAATTTAGTAAGTCAACATGTAGGCCATTTATTAGTAAGTGGACTTGGGctgtacttttttatttttatttttgtttgttttaatggtattgaaaaagtttttattaaagTAATAATAGTAATACACCTATCCAACAGGCAACAGCTATTATAAAATCAGATATCTTACTTTCTAATTTTATTCCGTTATGATAAAAGGTAGTGCCATTTTAAATAGAATTCACTGACTTTtggtttttgatattttcaagTGTGTATAGTTTCATTTGATTGactgcaacaaatattatccaATATTATGGTTTAAATTTTCGAAGCAAAATATAGGATTTGATTCTAGAAAAATGATTTCTTAAACTCTAATAACATCTCTTGTGGTCAACCTTGATTagttgattgaattttttttttcaaccttgAGGCATAAGTATTACTTGAAACACCTATACAATTCATTTCGTGCAAACACCCTATTGGAATGGCTAGTTTAGAGTTATTAAGTACTAATATGTGGTCCAAATCTCTATGTCCAACATACATTGGGCTTGAAATGGTTTATACCTTTCAATAATACTGATGTGTTACTGCAGGTGCATATATCTTCAGTTGGCGAAGACAAAATGAGGATTTCATGGATTACTGATAGCTCAACCCCAGCAACAATAGAATATACAACAACTTCTGGGGCACAAGGAACTTCTGTAACTGGGACTACATCTTCATATGATTACTTGACGTACAAGTCTGGTGAAATTCATGAAGTAGTAATTGGTCCATTAAACCCTAATACTGTTTACTACTACCGTTGCGGCTCGGATTCAGCCCCCGAGCTCAGTTTCAAAACTCCACCAGCTCAATTCCCAATTAATTTTGCCGTTGTAGGTATGTAAATGTTGACTATACACATGTTACCGCTAATAGAATATGGAATTCATGCATATCAATATGTCTAGAAGTACaccacaacaaatttcacaactttttgaAGTCACAAATTGTAAATGGTAGAtaataaagtaatattaatgATGAGCTCATTTGAGAATTAACAATAACTTGTCAACTCAATAGGTttgaaatttgttattaaaaCTATTTTGTCTATAGCATTTCTTGATATACATATTGTTAACCATTATGTTACAATTAGTGAGTAATTTGAATACCATGTGTCTATTTGACATTATTGCAGGATGTATAATTTTAAGTGCAGAACTTCAATAAAGAGTATTTATGATAAGAATTTTGACTAAAAATCTCTTTAACATTTTGAGTATTTGAAAAGAataacagtgtttttttttttaaaaatttttttattctttttcttaaaaaataaaaataaaaataaatttcagttttagccttaaatttagttttaaacTTTAAGGATCTCCTTTAAATTCTTTAGCCTTAAATTAACACCCTTATGTTTTCCATATTTCATATTCATATATCGTACCATTTTACTTATGTACAATATATAATGCAGGTGATCTTGGACAGACAGATTGGACCCACTCAACCCTTCAACACATAGCACAGTCAAATTATGACATGCTGCTATTGCCAGGAGATTTATCATATGCCGATTTCATCCAGCCTCTTTGGGACTCATTTGGGAGGCTTGTGGAGCCATTGGCTAGCCAGAGGCCTTGGATGGTGACCCAAGGCAACCACGAGATTGAGAAGATCCCACTAATTCACAAAGAAACCTTCACAGCCTATAATGCAAGATGGCGCATGCCATTTGAAGAGAGTggctcagactcaaacctatactATTCTTTCGATGTAGCTGGGGTACATGTTATCATGTTGGGTTCGTACACAGACTTTGGTCCTACTTCTTCACAGTATAGTTGGTTACAGGCGGACTTGGGGAAGATTGATAGGAATAAAACTCCTTGGACCGTAGTGCTTATTCATGCACCATGGTACAATACCAATACTGCTCATCAAGGTGAGAAAGAGTCGATTGACATGAAGGCATCCATggaaaagttactttatcaagCTCGTGTGGATGTTGTTTTTGCTGGACATGTACATGCTTATGAACGCTTTGTAAGTTCTAGTTTTGCCCTACTTCATTGTCATTTCTTAAATTTAGTTTTGTTGCTTGATTGACTATGCTCTAATCTCTATTTACAACTCAGGAAAATGATATGAATTTAAGAAATCTACATAACatgttcattttttatattaagtGAATTGTTTTTATTAGTTTTGAGTACCACATTTGATGTGCTAATTAGTGGAAGAATTCAGTGTCATTGATATGTTTCCATTTGTTATTGTTGCTTCTCTCTCAGACTCGAGTTTACAATGGGAATACCGACAATTGTGCTCCAGTGTATATCAACATTGGTGATGGGGGAAACCGTGAAGGCCTTGCTAGCAAGTAAGATTCTAATTCATATattcaaaatcataaaaatgGATCATATTAAATGAAAGTGATTATTATAGCTAAAGCaaggataaaatatatatattttttccattattttcatataattaaCCTCGTGCATTCTTGATCTTATAGGTATCAAAATCCAAAGCTTGATATATCCCTTTTCAGGGAAGCAAGCTTTGGGCATGGGGAACTCAACATTGTGAATTCAACCAATGCTCTCTGGACATGGCACagaaatgatgatgatgaggctGTTACTAGTGACTCACTCTGGTTGACAAGCCTATCATCTGAATCTGCTTGTAAAGTGCAAaactaaaatgtgaaaatacaTGTTCCATTCATGTTCTTcaataaaatgaagaaaaatgataaagataCATTAATCTAATTGTTTACCAGGAAATAATTGTTGTACCTGGAAACCTTTTTCAGTCTTTGTACATTATTTAATGTTAAAAGtattatgtaaaataaatttctcattctttaCTCAAaactagagttttttttttttttttttttaaagaggagTAATAGGCTACATCTCTACGCAGTGGGAATAGTTCACTGTACCTTTTCTAAACTGTTTCCATCTCTTACTGTGGGAGGACTTTCGTCTCGGCCCCCAATAAGGTATTGTTCACTTTAGGATGGGCAAGGATCGACCTACGTCCCACCCACACAAAGAAGATCAAACCCTATGAGAAGATCTCTACCTGTGAGAGGGGATCCAAGCCTCTAAGTTTGATCAGTATAATATTCCAACAAGTGAGacagaaaatttaattagattggGCTATTTCTAGAACTGCCATGTCAAAAGCATGATTCTGAAGTCTATAAGCAAGCTGGTAGTgcagtgtaaaaaaaaaaaaaaaatgtctcacAAACATCTTCAGACGTAGCACTCTTATTCTTAACAGTAACATATCCATCCCTTTGTCAGAAGCATATCTAAGAGATCTCACCCATGCAGACAGGAACCCTACATGGGTTGACACTTGTTCATCAACTCCAACCAAGCCCTTTACTCTTGATACGTGAGAATTTTATCTTGACATCCACCATTATAACCATGGCAGAACTCTATCCAGAAGCAGATTCATCTACAGCCAGGCCCTTACCTGATTTGCCACTTGTAAATTCATGGATTAGGCCCCTACTTTCTTCTGAAATGTATAATGTACATTATCCTTAAGCTTTATGGTCTATAAATAGAGTCCATGTAACTCTGAAGAGGCAAGAGTGAAGAGAAACAAGAAAACCCTTAGAAGTTCTTGTAAGATGTCCATCAGTATCTTTTATGTCTATTGTAAAAAAGTTGTTGAATATAATATCTCTTAATTTGCTGTATCTTGTGCTGTGTTCTATCCCATATTTTCACGTTATCTTTTATATCTTCTTAGTGATATATGTTATTAACTAGTTTCCATAATCTTCTtacactctctttctctcgtTTCCTTTATAGCCTTCAatagttggtatcagagccttgtGATTAGTTTCTCACTCCTCTGATTAGTATACTTTGATTATTGTCTTGATTAGTATGTTTTGTGATTTACAGTTGCCACAATACATGGATTCTCTGTATCAATCACATCAGAACACTGGATTTGATAATCAAGTAGAACACTAAGGAGTTTGCTCTCAAAATTCTTAAAGAACCTTGTTTTCCATTGTTTCCTTGGGGACGTTTAAACTTATGTTGGCATTGTAGTCCTGTTAGGCCTTTGGTAAACAGTTCTTTCTAAAAGAAACTGTCATGGCAAGTTCATCTTCAGAAGTCACCGATACCACTAAACCTATCTTTGATCTTTCCCTTCGTAAATCTACTGCAAATAGGTTAAATTATTTGTATGAAATCTCCCACGTACCTAAAGATAGTAAGATTCTTATTATTGATTTTCCTATTGTAAATCCTTATACCGTGTTTGATAAACCCCaagtttctttcaaaaaatccataaaaaagtttttaggTCCTTCTCAAGCTTCTACTGTAAAAGAATATGTCTAAACCTCTAAGTTTGATCAGTATAATATTCCAGTAAGTGAGACAGAAAATTTTATTACCCTTGCCCTTCCTAGAGAATTTGTAATTCCATGACAGAAACAAGGATATACACACCTTCACTTTGGTGCTGTCAGGTTGGCATTAACTTTCCATGGAAGAAAGGGAATTCCTGTAGTCTCCAGAATTTCACTTCTTGATTCTAGATTCTTGGAATACCAAAATGCAGTGATAGGAACAGTCCAGACCACTCTAAATGCGGGAACAATCTTTGTCACACTTTTTCCCAACTTTAATATGTCTCTTAAAGATCCCCATCTCTGTGATGCTCTCAAAGTACAGGTCCAGATTACAAGAGCCTCTCAAGTGCAAGACACATTTACTGCCACACTGCACTACCAACTTGCTTATAGACTTCAGAATCATGCTTTTGACATGGCGGTTCCAGAAATAGCCCAATCTAATGGTGCTTTGTTGATTTAAGTTGATCCTGGAATGACACCCATGTGCACTTTTGTTCCAAGACAACTTAACAAGGACCAGATGAGTTCTCTCTTTCCAGAATCATGGATTACGAAATATGAGATGCTTCATCAGGCAACTAAACTGATCCAGTCAAATGATCCTCTCTTTATCAGAAAAGCAAATGGTGAAGTAGAGACAAGATTCTTGACAGACCAGAGAAGAAAGATGTAACTATCTTCCCAACTCAAATTGCTATGCTCTAATCAGTATCTTATGACTGTGAAGATGGCCTTAAAATTAAAGCATTTCGAGATGACGGAAAACCTTGTTATAAAGGAAAAACTCCTTCTGGTCATATATGGTGGGATGTTTGTGATTGTGCTGATTGTCAAAAGGAAGAAGTTTTTGAACAAGACTATtctagaagaaagaaaaaatcttcTCAATAGATTCTCAAAGAAAGATATGAAGCAGGAGATCCAAAAGTTGACCTCCTTAGAGAACCCTCTGGAAAGTTTGATTATTATGTCCTCTATCCTAGAACCAGAAAGCAAAcccttccttttctctctccatgcaaagaaaaccatgatcaaacccaaaaacctcCAATAATCCCATACTACCAGAAAGTCCTTccccaaatatcaaaatgtcaACCCCTTCCTACTGGCCAAACCCACATACAAAAACCCTTACCTTGCTACATGTTTGACCAAGCTTTACCTTCCTATGCACAGAATTTTCCTCCATTAGAAAGCTTTAATCATTCTTAAACCAACACCAAACATGTCTGGAAAATCAAAAATCTTGTAGGAAACAATCCAGATGGAACTAAGAAACAAGTCTTTTTGGCAGAAGCAGCTTTAAATTGGCAAGCAGAAAATGCAATGACACAAAACCATGtcctttcaaaaattttggataaTCAACAAAAGATGGCTGAGGcaattattcatattttttcatcttcaaattcccttattGAAGATCTGAAGAAGAAAATCAAAGTAGTTGAACAGGAATTGGCAACCATAGCTTCCACAATCAAAGATCTGTCTGTCTCTTTTCCTCTTATtaggcaaaaagaaaaagaaaggaaacaatTATTGTTACAACTCCAATCTATGGAAGGATCACAGAAAGAAGCCACTCAGACTCCTCCAATACATGTTCATATGTCTTTTCAACCTCGACAATCATTATACAAAGACCTGTCCATACCGTTAACCTCTCCATTCACACCAATTTCTCCTTATCAAAACCTCCAACCATTAGCCATAGCACATCCTGACCATAACCCTTTTAAACCAAGTGGAATTTTTCTTGCCATTTCGTATTCAATTCCACCTTAACAAGAGCCTCAAACTAGACCACAAAATGAACCTTCTCCTATAAAGAAAGACAAATGACCATTATACCAACCCCCAGATCCAATTGTTGGTGCTTCATCAAGACCCCCAGACATGAACATGTTGGTTGTGGATCCTGACCCTCCAAACCCAATTTCATCATTTCTCAAAACCCTTACCCTTGAAGATTCAAGAGAACCTTTTGTGCTCCCAATAATTGATGACACAGACCTAGCCTTGTCTGATCCTGGTCTAGAGGAAGTGTTTATGACAAATACTGAGCCAaaggtagaagaagaagatgatgttcTTCATCCTAAAAAACCTCCATCTTCACCACCACCAATCTTCCCTCCACCACCCTTTGTTCCAGAATATCAAACAAGGTTGACTTATTCACCAACTACAGATTCAAAACATTTATTCACTCTCGACAATATTCCTCCATCCAGATGGCATGATGAGTTCTTTAACATGTATTCTTGGTGCATAGCTGAATTTCAAGCTCCAAATGCCACTGTTTTCTAGATTATTGCTAAGTTTGTCGCAAGGATTACAGGAAGATTACGAGAATGGTGGATCAATTTAGGAGAATATAGGCAAAGACAGGCAACTCAATGCAACACACTAGAAGATTTCTTCACGATTGTCCATAATGAATTTCTTGGCTCGACAAC
The sequence above is drawn from the Quercus robur chromosome 7, dhQueRobu3.1, whole genome shotgun sequence genome and encodes:
- the LOC126692107 gene encoding probable purple acid phosphatase 20 isoform X4; this encodes MAVRGLGLFLVSTGLAFNGFLGNLQTYNRPPARPNFLVQQPENLNSASPQQVHISSVGEDKMRISWITDSSTPATIEYTTTSGAQGTSVTGTTSSYDYLTYKSGEIHEVVIGPLNPNTVYYYRCGSDSAPELSFKTPPAQFPINFAVVGDLGQTDWTHSTLQHIAQSNYDMLLLPGDLSYADFIQPLWDSFGRLVEPLASQRPWMVTQGNHEIEKIPLIHKETFTAYNARWRMPFEESGSDSNLYYSFDVAGVHVIMLGSYTDFGPTSSQYSWLQADLGKIDRNKTPWTVVLIHAPWYNTNTAHQGEKESIDMKASMEKLLYQARVDVVFAGHVHAYERFTRVYNGNTDNCAPVYINIGDGGNREGLASKYQNPKLDISLFREASFGHGELNIVNSTNALWTWHRNDDDEAVTSDSLWLTSLSSESACKVQN
- the LOC126692107 gene encoding probable purple acid phosphatase 20 isoform X1 — protein: MDLPELRLVLTFAVALAFAGSIGGVYSYNRPPMRKDLIVRHLEDLDDSSPQQVHISSVGEDKMRISWITDSSTPATIEYTTTSGAQGTSVTGTTSSYDYLTYKSGEIHEVVIGPLNPNTVYYYRCGSDSAPELSFKTPPAQFPINFAVVGDLGQTDWTHSTLQHIAQSNYDMLLLPGDLSYADFIQPLWDSFGRLVEPLASQRPWMVTQGNHEIEKIPLIHKETFTAYNARWRMPFEESGSDSNLYYSFDVAGVHVIMLGSYTDFGPTSSQYSWLQADLGKIDRNKTPWTVVLIHAPWYNTNTAHQGEKESIDMKASMEKLLYQARVDVVFAGHVHAYERFTRVYNGNTDNCAPVYINIGDGGNREGLASKYQNPKLDISLFREASFGHGELNIVNSTNALWTWHRNDDDEAVTSDSLWLTSLSSESACKVQN